Proteins from one Methanococcus maripaludis C5 genomic window:
- the purQ gene encoding phosphoribosylformylglycinamidine synthase I yields the protein MVPKVLVMSGYGINCETETAHAFQKAGAETDIVHINDLIAGKKKMADYEIIMFPGGFSYGDDTGSGNAFANKIKNNLFDDLKEFINSGKLILGICNGFQVMTNLGLFALPSTDYGERISALEANTNNRYECRWVHVKENDSICVFTKGITITHVPIAHGEGRFYCDEKTYFELKENKQIVFSYCDSEGNSANQEYPLNPNGAYYDIAGICDKTGRIMGLMPHPERSLYSISEPEYQLKKEIAKRNREIIPEFIESNLQIFKNAVEYFNK from the coding sequence GTGGTTCCAAAAGTACTTGTAATGTCTGGATACGGCATAAATTGTGAAACAGAAACCGCCCACGCATTCCAAAAAGCTGGTGCAGAAACGGACATTGTCCACATTAACGATTTAATCGCCGGAAAAAAGAAAATGGCAGATTATGAAATAATTATGTTTCCAGGAGGGTTCTCATACGGGGACGATACTGGATCAGGTAACGCATTTGCAAATAAAATTAAAAACAACTTATTTGACGATTTAAAAGAATTTATTAATTCTGGAAAATTGATTTTAGGAATATGTAATGGATTTCAGGTAATGACCAATTTGGGATTATTTGCACTTCCTTCAACCGATTACGGGGAAAGAATTAGTGCACTTGAAGCAAATACGAACAATAGATACGAATGCAGATGGGTGCACGTTAAAGAAAATGATTCCATTTGTGTATTTACAAAAGGAATTACTATAACACACGTTCCAATTGCTCACGGAGAAGGTAGATTCTACTGCGATGAAAAAACCTATTTCGAATTAAAAGAAAATAAGCAGATTGTATTTAGTTACTGCGATTCTGAAGGAAATTCTGCTAACCAAGAGTACCCACTAAATCCAAACGGTGCTTACTACGATATTGCAGGAATTTGTGACAAAACCGGGAGAATCATGGGTTTAATGCCGCATCCGGAAAGGTCACTTTATTCGATAAGTGAACCAGAATACCAACTTAAAAAAGAAATTGCTAAAAGAAATAGAGAAATTATTCCCGAATTTATTGAAAGTAATCTTCAAATATTTAAAAATGCGGTTGAATACTTCAATAAATAA
- a CDS encoding CDC48 family AAA ATPase — MVDLVVAEAYQGDVGKGIVRIDPLTMEKLSIKAGDAIEIAGKEKTYATVWRGYLEDQGKGIIRMDGILRQNTKAGIGDKVKITVVEVKEAKKVTLAPMQAVRFSTGFESYVGSRLVDQVVDKGSKVVIGVLGTAFPFIVTGTTPKGPVKINEYTQIELKTEPVTELKETKVPNVTYEDIGGLKEEVKKIREMVELPMRYPELFDKLGIEPPKGVLLAGPPGTGKTLLAKAVANEAGANFYTINGPEIMSKYVGETEENLRKIFEEAEENSPSIIFIDEIDAVAPKRDEASGEVERRMVAQLLTLLDGLEGRGQVVILAATNRPDSIDMALRRPGRLDRELTIGIPDRHARKEILQIHTRNMPLQPDYEKNEVIPVLNELIGEFERTKIENTVKLVEKASSEAEIEKILKDEDIEDKVKSKLNQIMVKELADKTHGFAGADLAALSKEAAMKTLRRLLPDIDLEKEEIPREVLDKIKVTKDDFVGGLKEVEPSALREVLVEVPNIKWSDVGGLEDIKQDLKEAVEWPIKNREMFERMGIRPPKGVLLFGPPGTGKTLLAKAVANESEANFISVKGPEIFSKWVGESEKAIREIFRKARQAAPTVIFFDEIDSIAPKRGMSFGGSGVSEKVVNQLLTELDGLEEPKDVVIIAATNRPNLLDPALLRPGRLDRIVLVTVPDENARFEIFKVHTKGMPIGKDVNLQKLAKETNGYTGADIEALCRESAMIALRENVNSEHVELKHFEAAFKRIAPSVKDEDMDEYRDLAKEYGRTTGVSEIETPEETK, encoded by the coding sequence ATGGTAGACTTAGTAGTTGCAGAAGCCTATCAGGGAGATGTAGGTAAGGGAATTGTAAGAATTGATCCATTAACAATGGAGAAATTATCAATAAAAGCCGGAGATGCAATAGAAATTGCAGGGAAGGAAAAAACCTACGCAACCGTTTGGAGAGGGTACCTTGAAGACCAGGGTAAAGGTATCATAAGAATGGACGGTATTTTAAGACAAAATACTAAAGCAGGTATTGGGGATAAGGTAAAAATTACCGTAGTGGAAGTAAAAGAAGCTAAAAAGGTAACACTAGCTCCAATGCAGGCTGTAAGATTCAGCACAGGATTTGAAAGCTATGTTGGAAGCAGGCTTGTAGATCAGGTTGTCGATAAAGGATCCAAAGTAGTAATTGGAGTTTTGGGAACTGCATTTCCATTTATCGTAACAGGAACTACTCCAAAAGGACCTGTAAAAATTAACGAATATACTCAAATTGAGTTAAAAACTGAACCGGTTACAGAATTAAAAGAAACCAAAGTTCCAAATGTAACCTATGAAGACATTGGTGGTTTAAAAGAAGAAGTCAAAAAAATCAGGGAAATGGTTGAACTTCCAATGAGATACCCGGAATTATTTGATAAACTTGGTATCGAACCTCCAAAAGGAGTTTTACTTGCAGGACCTCCAGGAACTGGTAAAACATTGCTTGCAAAAGCTGTTGCAAACGAAGCAGGTGCTAATTTCTACACCATTAACGGCCCTGAAATAATGAGTAAATACGTCGGTGAAACCGAAGAAAATTTAAGAAAAATATTTGAAGAAGCTGAAGAAAACTCGCCTTCAATCATATTCATTGACGAAATCGACGCAGTAGCTCCAAAAAGGGATGAAGCTAGCGGTGAAGTTGAAAGAAGAATGGTTGCACAGCTTTTGACATTGCTTGACGGTTTAGAAGGTAGGGGCCAGGTTGTAATTCTTGCAGCTACAAACAGGCCGGATTCAATTGATATGGCTTTAAGAAGACCTGGAAGACTAGATCGGGAATTAACAATTGGAATTCCCGATAGGCATGCGAGAAAAGAAATTTTACAGATCCATACAAGAAACATGCCTCTTCAGCCAGATTACGAGAAAAATGAAGTAATTCCTGTATTAAATGAACTTATCGGGGAATTTGAAAGAACTAAGATCGAAAATACAGTTAAATTGGTTGAAAAAGCGTCTTCAGAAGCAGAAATTGAAAAAATACTCAAAGATGAAGACATAGAAGATAAAGTAAAATCAAAATTAAACCAGATCATGGTAAAAGAACTTGCAGACAAAACTCACGGATTTGCAGGTGCTGACTTAGCTGCTCTTTCAAAAGAAGCTGCTATGAAAACCTTGAGAAGATTACTCCCCGATATCGACCTTGAAAAAGAAGAAATTCCTAGAGAAGTACTCGATAAAATTAAAGTAACTAAAGATGACTTTGTAGGTGGTTTAAAAGAAGTAGAGCCATCTGCTCTTAGAGAAGTGTTGGTAGAAGTTCCAAATATCAAATGGAGTGATGTTGGAGGACTTGAAGACATTAAACAGGACTTAAAAGAAGCTGTTGAATGGCCAATTAAAAACAGGGAAATGTTTGAAAGAATGGGAATAAGGCCTCCAAAAGGAGTATTACTCTTCGGTCCCCCTGGAACTGGTAAAACACTCCTTGCAAAAGCTGTTGCAAACGAAAGTGAAGCAAATTTCATAAGCGTAAAAGGTCCTGAAATATTCAGCAAATGGGTTGGAGAAAGCGAAAAAGCAATCCGTGAAATATTTAGAAAAGCAAGACAGGCTGCACCAACAGTCATTTTCTTTGATGAAATTGACTCAATAGCTCCAAAAAGAGGAATGAGCTTTGGGGGTAGCGGGGTTAGCGAAAAAGTGGTAAACCAGCTTTTAACTGAACTCGATGGTCTTGAAGAACCTAAAGACGTTGTAATTATTGCTGCGACAAATAGGCCGAACTTATTAGATCCTGCACTTTTAAGGCCAGGAAGACTCGACAGGATCGTTTTGGTAACAGTTCCTGACGAAAATGCAAGATTTGAAATATTCAAAGTTCACACCAAAGGAATGCCTATTGGAAAAGACGTGAATCTCCAAAAACTTGCAAAAGAAACTAATGGATACACTGGTGCAGACATCGAAGCACTTTGTAGGGAATCTGCGATGATCGCACTAAGAGAAAACGTCAATTCAGAGCATGTTGAATTAAAACACTTTGAAGCCGCGTTCAAAAGAATTGCTCCTTCGGTAAAAGATGAAGACATGGATGAATACAGAGACCTTGCAAAAGAATACGGAAGAACTACTGGAGTATCCGAAATTGAAACTCCTGAAGAAACCAAATAA
- a CDS encoding HD domain-containing protein: protein MSKLKIIRDPIHKDIKLNEEEISIVDMPEIQRLRNIKQTGLTCLVYPSANHTRFEHSIGTMHVAGEIAKNLENIDRNLTKIVALLHDIGHPPFSHTLEVAGYNHEEFTKEKIKKMSFENYTSKEVLDVYSSKGLEGSLIHGDVDADRMDYLIRDSHHTGVAYGSIDIPRLIRSIVVLEDTNKLGIIEKGRTTVESLLTARYQMYPTVYMHPASRISETMIKNATIDAIKDSIFKLSDLSVMDDIDLICTLRRSESSATEMMKRLDNRDLFKSISIQRYNELSPKERWNLINLSENEIGLIENEMTEYFESRIFLDIPKPPKMAEHRITVMMGDRKHRLDEISPLAESLKEAYKKSWSIMVYSEPESAKKLSELIKDREKFLFEFITDGPIDNPILNVLKEHGTVQGVTKLAGLIKKSPNDVEFHSELQKLIFCGLVDKKVEPVRGTYRYDYTAVSIDN from the coding sequence ATGTCAAAACTCAAAATAATAAGGGATCCAATCCACAAAGATATCAAGCTTAATGAAGAAGAGATTTCAATAGTAGATATGCCCGAAATTCAGAGATTGAGAAATATTAAGCAGACCGGACTTACTTGCTTAGTATATCCCAGTGCAAACCATACCCGTTTTGAACATTCTATCGGTACAATGCACGTTGCAGGCGAAATTGCCAAAAATTTGGAAAATATTGATAGAAATCTAACCAAAATCGTTGCTTTACTTCACGATATTGGACATCCTCCTTTTTCACATACTTTAGAGGTTGCAGGATACAATCATGAAGAATTTACGAAAGAAAAAATAAAAAAAATGAGTTTTGAGAACTATACTTCCAAAGAAGTTTTAGATGTATATTCCTCAAAAGGTCTAGAAGGCTCATTGATCCACGGGGATGTCGATGCTGACAGAATGGACTATTTAATAAGGGACAGCCACCATACTGGAGTAGCATATGGCTCAATTGATATTCCTAGACTCATTAGAAGTATCGTGGTTCTTGAAGATACGAATAAACTTGGAATCATTGAAAAAGGAAGAACCACTGTTGAGTCCCTCCTTACTGCACGATACCAGATGTATCCTACCGTTTACATGCATCCTGCATCCAGAATTTCAGAAACCATGATTAAAAACGCGACGATCGATGCAATAAAGGATAGTATCTTCAAATTAAGTGATTTATCGGTAATGGATGATATTGATCTCATTTGTACCCTCAGAAGATCCGAAAGCTCAGCAACTGAAATGATGAAGAGATTGGATAATAGGGATTTATTTAAAAGCATTTCGATTCAAAGATACAATGAATTATCCCCTAAAGAGAGATGGAACTTAATAAATTTATCTGAAAATGAAATAGGTTTAATTGAAAACGAAATGACTGAATATTTTGAATCTAGAATCTTTTTAGATATCCCAAAACCTCCTAAAATGGCAGAACACAGAATTACTGTCATGATGGGCGATAGAAAACATAGACTCGATGAAATATCTCCACTTGCAGAAAGTTTAAAAGAAGCATACAAAAAATCATGGAGTATCATGGTTTATTCAGAACCGGAATCCGCAAAAAAACTATCTGAATTGATAAAGGATAGAGAAAAATTCTTATTTGAGTTTATTACTGATGGGCCCATTGATAACCCGATTTTAAATGTTTTAAAAGAACACGGAACCGTTCAAGGAGTTACAAAATTAGCAGGCCTCATCAAGAAAAGTCCAAACGATGTAGAATTCCATTCCGAACTTCAAAAATTAATATTCTGCGGTTTAGTGGATAAAAAAGTTGAGCCTGTACGCGGAACTTATAGGTACGATTACACTGCGGTATCAATTGATAATTAA
- the cfbE gene encoding coenzyme F430 synthase, with amino-acid sequence MLIVDINHGALDLAVEYEKSGKKPVIWDIYGKLDRNEDFKEKNKNTLSKFKIIPRNEIPDFLNYREVIAPVHCPMDVKFKTFHDAVSEIISKKYPEIIEKMITVTGVKGKTTSTELLKHLLSEKYNCYCHNSNDGSITPVTVLNILNKLSEKGKLQIYDFLIFEISLGIVSSKYSILTNILENYTIAGGRRGASIKIDSLKNSKVVFVNEYLKNSFKLDHNALKVVKNPKVVSKYPLKFNYLENDFEFNESVFGRHFVENSSFVIELCSNFLSFDEIKISLKRFKIENRMNVEKKGNYTIVKNINPGLDLKAIDYAVSDFLIVFDNGTVVIGGDFGCTCEEINIEKLADLINQYIKKGVKIELSGDVGKNLKKLVNLESVTIKNYEFKNDTLVIYRSNLC; translated from the coding sequence ATGTTGATCGTTGATATTAACCACGGTGCTTTAGATTTGGCAGTAGAATATGAAAAATCTGGAAAAAAACCTGTAATTTGGGATATTTACGGAAAATTGGATCGAAACGAAGACTTTAAAGAAAAAAATAAGAATACTTTATCAAAATTTAAAATAATTCCAAGAAATGAAATTCCCGATTTTTTAAATTACCGGGAAGTTATTGCACCAGTTCACTGTCCAATGGACGTTAAATTTAAAACATTTCACGATGCAGTTTCTGAAATTATTTCTAAAAAATATCCTGAAATTATCGAAAAAATGATAACAGTAACCGGAGTTAAAGGAAAAACAACAAGCACTGAACTTTTAAAACATCTATTATCTGAAAAATATAATTGTTATTGTCACAACAGTAACGATGGGTCGATTACTCCAGTAACTGTGCTAAATATATTAAATAAATTAAGTGAAAAAGGAAAACTTCAAATTTACGACTTTTTAATATTTGAAATTTCTTTAGGGATAGTTTCTTCAAAATATTCAATATTAACAAATATTTTGGAAAACTATACAATTGCAGGCGGTAGGAGAGGTGCTTCTATAAAGATAGATTCTCTAAAAAATTCCAAAGTCGTTTTTGTTAACGAATACCTTAAAAACAGCTTTAAACTGGATCACAACGCTTTAAAAGTCGTTAAAAATCCAAAAGTAGTTTCAAAATATCCTTTAAAATTTAATTATTTGGAAAATGACTTTGAATTCAATGAATCTGTTTTTGGACGCCACTTTGTAGAAAATTCAAGTTTTGTAATTGAATTATGCTCCAATTTTTTAAGTTTTGACGAGATAAAGATCAGTCTTAAACGATTTAAAATTGAAAACCGAATGAATGTAGAAAAAAAGGGAAATTATACAATTGTTAAAAATATAAACCCGGGGCTTGATTTAAAAGCAATAGATTATGCAGTATCTGATTTTTTAATTGTATTCGATAATGGAACTGTAGTTATTGGCGGGGACTTTGGATGTACTTGTGAAGAAATAAATATCGAAAAACTGGCAGATTTAATAAATCAGTATATCAAAAAAGGCGTTAAAATTGAACTTTCAGGGGATGTTGGTAAAAATTTGAAAAAGTTGGTTAATTTAGAAAGTGTTACTATCAAAAATTACGAATTTAAAAACGATACTTTGGTAATTTACCGCTCGAATTTATGTTAA
- a CDS encoding ABC transporter permease, producing the protein MIKVFESLLISFSFVILSLVLIFKEKLGIGKEIFIAEIMALVQLVILGYVIGIIFNLGIYYAGIMILFMISVSAFMVKRNVTKEKNRKIVAAAFLSTFTITIIALIILTVSKTILFEVRYLIPLMGMVIGNSTNAMSIGLERFLSDLKSEKDVLWGYLALGATEKQSVHDFVKKAVRAALTPHLNSTKAVGLIFIPGAMVGMLFAGVDPLEAAKVQITIMWMIMSSNIFSVTIACYLLYNDFIHQIS; encoded by the coding sequence ATGATAAAAGTGTTTGAATCTCTTTTAATTTCTTTTTCATTTGTTATACTTTCTTTAGTGCTGATATTTAAGGAAAAGCTTGGTATCGGAAAAGAAATATTTATTGCAGAAATTATGGCCCTTGTCCAGCTCGTTATTTTAGGATATGTAATTGGGATCATATTTAATCTTGGAATTTATTATGCAGGAATTATGATTCTCTTTATGATATCAGTTTCAGCGTTCATGGTTAAAAGAAACGTAACAAAGGAAAAGAACAGAAAAATTGTTGCAGCAGCATTTTTATCGACTTTTACAATAACAATTATTGCTTTGATTATTTTAACAGTTTCAAAGACGATTTTGTTTGAAGTACGCTATTTAATCCCATTAATGGGTATGGTTATTGGAAATTCTACAAACGCAATGTCAATAGGGCTCGAAAGATTTTTAAGTGATTTAAAGTCTGAAAAAGACGTACTTTGGGGCTATCTTGCACTTGGGGCAACAGAAAAACAATCTGTACACGATTTTGTCAAAAAAGCAGTTCGGGCCGCATTAACCCCCCATTTAAACTCTACAAAAGCAGTAGGTCTTATATTCATTCCTGGTGCAATGGTTGGAATGCTTTTTGCAGGTGTCGATCCATTAGAAGCTGCAAAGGTTCAGATAACTATAATGTGGATGATAATGTCTTCCAATATATTTTCTGTCACGATTGCATGTTATTTACTTTATAACGACTTTATTCATCAAATTTCATAA
- the cofF gene encoding coenzyme gamma-F420-2:alpha-L-glutamate ligase → MITIACVEGGSTVNSLKKAIEDLGEKCDILLLSSDNLLIDTEFNVETDLIHSRCGIGDYLDRLTLFSWQVLKNLESEGHYFINPLETIYNSSDKFKAAKIISKCGLKTPKTALVRDFEDGKHFLSTTNMEYPVILKNSFSKCGTKVNRVNSDAELKKLSRNAIWENKLIQEYVDFKEGDTYKDMRILVIDGEVVGGYRRVSDNFITNLYSGGQIEALNVSSELEEIALKCSECMNGYIMGIDILPKDGEYYIVEVNTAPGTKGFRSLGIDVDKRIAECLIKYKKS, encoded by the coding sequence ATGATAACGATTGCTTGTGTAGAGGGAGGATCCACAGTAAACTCCTTAAAAAAAGCCATTGAAGATTTGGGAGAAAAATGTGATATTTTATTGCTTTCTAGCGATAATTTATTGATAGATACTGAATTTAATGTTGAAACAGATTTGATACATTCAAGGTGCGGTATAGGGGATTATTTAGATAGGCTGACCCTTTTTTCATGGCAGGTTCTAAAAAATCTGGAATCAGAAGGGCACTATTTCATAAATCCACTCGAAACAATTTACAATTCATCAGATAAATTTAAAGCAGCGAAGATAATTAGTAAATGCGGGCTAAAAACTCCAAAAACAGCACTGGTTCGTGATTTTGAGGATGGAAAACACTTTTTAAGCACGACTAACATGGAATATCCTGTAATATTAAAAAATTCATTTTCAAAATGCGGAACGAAAGTGAATCGGGTAAATTCGGATGCGGAATTAAAGAAACTTTCAAGAAATGCAATCTGGGAAAACAAACTGATTCAGGAGTATGTGGATTTTAAAGAAGGAGACACATATAAGGATATGAGAATACTCGTAATTGATGGCGAAGTTGTTGGCGGATATCGAAGAGTTAGTGATAACTTCATAACCAACTTATATTCGGGCGGTCAAATCGAGGCTTTAAACGTATCCTCCGAACTTGAAGAAATTGCTTTAAAGTGTTCTGAGTGCATGAATGGATATATTATGGGAATCGACATCCTACCAAAAGATGGAGAGTACTATATTGTTGAAGTAAATACTGCACCAGGTACAAAGGGATTCCGTTCCCTTGGGATTGATGTCGATAAAAGGATTGCAGAGTGCCTTATAAAATACAAAAAAAGCTAA
- a CDS encoding site-2 protease family protein: MELTSTAILLVFLIFWTVLYLINLNKDKLRINLDLKTYMGIFGILRTQLGMNTIKKLGKYKIWQKLAYISIPVCVAISIYTFYAFILSTVGLFGGTVEKEAAKPIIFLFGNTIPWIPGIMAIIIGVTIHELSHGIVAASFGQKIKSSGLLMALGIPMGAFVELGDEFKDSKPKIRGAIAAAGPISNVLVFFLVLFAMPYFTGMNSKLTITEVLEDNPAYGIIFEGDVIYSINGKTVNSLNDFYDAVSDIQPEQSVELVVLRNNEVNSYYITTSEEGKMGIVSEPSKTVLYILQTLYWTSLLNMLLGFFNLLPAAPLDGYHIWMALPDAIRDFKKNNRLVSKLANLVGWIISERNLNSISIFVWLVILASMIYSFL; the protein is encoded by the coding sequence ATGGAACTTACGTCAACAGCAATACTGTTGGTTTTTTTAATATTTTGGACAGTTTTGTACCTGATAAACCTTAATAAAGATAAATTAAGGATTAATTTGGATTTAAAAACATACATGGGAATTTTTGGCATTTTAAGGACGCAACTTGGAATGAATACGATAAAAAAACTTGGAAAATACAAGATATGGCAGAAACTTGCATATATTTCAATTCCAGTATGTGTTGCAATAAGTATTTACACATTTTACGCATTTATTCTCTCCACTGTCGGGCTTTTTGGCGGAACCGTTGAAAAAGAAGCCGCTAAACCGATTATATTTTTATTTGGAAACACGATTCCGTGGATTCCAGGAATTATGGCAATTATCATTGGAGTTACAATTCACGAACTCTCACACGGGATTGTCGCAGCATCATTTGGGCAGAAAATAAAAAGTTCTGGACTTTTAATGGCTTTAGGAATTCCTATGGGCGCATTTGTGGAACTTGGGGATGAATTCAAAGATTCAAAACCAAAAATCCGGGGTGCAATTGCAGCAGCAGGCCCAATTTCAAATGTACTTGTATTTTTCCTCGTACTTTTTGCAATGCCTTATTTTACAGGAATGAATTCAAAATTAACGATAACTGAAGTTTTAGAAGACAATCCTGCCTATGGAATAATTTTTGAAGGCGATGTAATTTATTCAATAAACGGAAAAACTGTTAACTCTTTAAATGATTTTTACGATGCAGTAAGTGACATACAACCTGAACAAAGTGTTGAATTAGTCGTTTTAAGAAATAACGAGGTAAATTCGTATTATATAACGACATCTGAAGAAGGAAAAATGGGAATCGTTTCAGAACCTTCAAAAACAGTATTATATATCTTACAAACTCTTTACTGGACGTCTTTATTAAATATGCTCTTAGGATTTTTCAATTTACTTCCAGCAGCCCCTCTTGATGGATATCACATATGGATGGCGTTGCCTGATGCGATAAGGGACTTTAAAAAGAATAACAGGTTAGTTTCAAAACTTGCAAATCTGGTTGGATGGATAATCAGTGAAAGAAATTTAAACTCGATAAGTATATTTGTATGGCTGGTGATACTAGCTTCAATGATATACTCATTCCTTTAA
- a CDS encoding PadR family transcriptional regulator: MKHTRKIKELTKILILKFLEEEPLHGYLLISKIGEITGISVSPSMVYPILSNLKTNGLIEVEKTEDRGKKIYKLTETGHSFLDENREKVDYCMKKSEALYYFHNGGGSELKKAVHLAFEEFMNIDDEKRKKIGEIMQKCAKDIRYLIEYGDE, from the coding sequence ATGAAGCATACCCGAAAAATAAAAGAACTTACAAAAATTTTAATACTAAAGTTTCTCGAAGAAGAACCTCTTCACGGATATCTTTTGATTTCAAAAATTGGGGAAATTACGGGAATTTCCGTTAGTCCAAGTATGGTTTATCCAATACTATCAAATCTAAAAACTAATGGTTTGATTGAAGTTGAAAAAACAGAAGACCGTGGAAAAAAAATCTACAAATTAACTGAAACCGGCCATTCCTTTTTGGATGAAAATCGTGAAAAAGTAGATTACTGCATGAAAAAATCTGAAGCACTCTATTATTTCCATAACGGTGGTGGAAGTGAACTTAAAAAAGCTGTCCATTTGGCATTTGAAGAATTTATGAATATAGATGATGAAAAAAGAAAAAAAATTGGGGAAATAATGCAAAAATGTGCGAAAGATATCCGTTATTTGATTGAATACGGAGATGAATAA
- a CDS encoding daunorubicin resistance protein DrrA family ABC transporter ATP-binding protein yields the protein MYAIEVKNLVKKFDKNVAVNNVSFNVKKGEIFAFLGPNGAGKSTTINMLTTLLKATSGSAIISGFDASKDPKKVRKTIGIVFQDSTLDNQLTAYENLYIHGKIYGYKGEALKTRIDELLEFVELLEVKDTVVKNFSGGMVRRLEIARSLIHEPEVLFLDEPTIGLDPQTRSHIWEYIQNMRKRNNMTIFLTTHYMDEAELLADKVAIIDNGKIIAEGTVNELKKIVGHDCVSIKFEELPKNLDSEKCELKEDGRVHYYTENADSEIPKIFEFAQKNGLKIQEISYKKPNLNDVFIKLTGREIRAERENSKISMRPLMMGRRGF from the coding sequence ATGTATGCAATCGAAGTAAAAAACTTGGTAAAAAAATTTGACAAAAATGTTGCAGTCAATAATGTATCATTTAATGTTAAAAAAGGGGAAATTTTCGCATTTTTAGGCCCGAATGGCGCTGGAAAAAGCACTACAATAAATATGCTAACAACACTACTTAAAGCAACATCGGGCAGTGCAATAATTTCAGGATTTGACGCGTCTAAAGACCCTAAAAAAGTTAGAAAAACCATAGGAATTGTTTTTCAGGATTCTACCCTCGACAATCAATTAACAGCTTATGAAAATCTTTACATTCATGGAAAAATATATGGATACAAAGGAGAAGCATTAAAAACTAGAATTGATGAATTATTGGAGTTTGTGGAACTTTTGGAAGTTAAAGACACTGTTGTAAAAAATTTCAGTGGTGGAATGGTTAGACGACTTGAAATTGCAAGATCACTAATTCACGAACCCGAAGTTTTATTTTTAGATGAACCAACAATCGGACTAGACCCGCAAACGAGGTCGCACATCTGGGAGTATATCCAAAATATGAGAAAAAGAAACAACATGACTATATTTTTAACTACCCACTACATGGATGAAGCAGAGCTTTTGGCAGATAAAGTTGCGATAATCGATAACGGAAAAATTATTGCCGAAGGAACCGTAAACGAGCTTAAAAAAATCGTTGGACATGATTGTGTTTCTATAAAATTTGAAGAACTTCCAAAAAACCTGGATTCGGAAAAGTGCGAACTAAAAGAAGATGGAAGAGTACACTACTACACTGAAAATGCAGATTCTGAAATTCCAAAAATATTCGAATTCGCACAAAAAAATGGCTTAAAAATTCAAGAAATAAGCTATAAAAAGCCAAATTTAAACGATGTCTTTATAAAATTGACTGGAAGGGAAATAAGGGCTGAACGGGAAAATTCAAAAATAAGTATGCGTCCTCTGATGATGGGAAGGAGAGGATTTTAA